From the Candidatus Brocadia sp. genome, one window contains:
- a CDS encoding zinc metalloprotease — protein sequence MDDFYLLKGGFSDEQIKSQIRILNEDYRKLNADVSSVPSVFQSLIADTRIEFALACRSPGGGSTNGIIRKSTTATGFGSDDTVKFSSSGGSDAWPRDKYLNIWVCNLANGLLGYAQFPGGPADTDGVVITYTAFGDTGTAAPPFDKGRTATHEIGHWLNLRHIWGDDCPGGDQCGGSDLVDDTPNQECMNYGCPTFPNVSCNNDPNGDIFMDYMDYTDDACMVMFTNGQSARMDAAITGPRSAIMS from the coding sequence ATTGATGACTTCTACCTCTTGAAAGGAGGTTTTTCGGATGAGCAAATTAAGAGTCAAATCCGTATCCTCAACGAAGATTACAGAAAGTTAAATGCTGATGTGTCCTCGGTTCCGTCAGTATTTCAATCCCTGATAGCGGATACGCGGATAGAATTCGCCCTTGCTTGCAGGTCCCCCGGCGGTGGCTCTACAAACGGTATTATAAGAAAATCAACAACTGCAACGGGATTTGGTTCTGACGATACGGTGAAATTTTCCAGCAGCGGCGGAAGTGATGCCTGGCCAAGAGACAAATACTTAAACATATGGGTATGTAACCTGGCAAATGGTCTCCTGGGATATGCTCAATTCCCCGGAGGCCCGGCTGATACGGACGGGGTAGTAATTACCTATACTGCATTTGGTGATACCGGAACGGCAGCTCCGCCCTTTGACAAGGGGAGGACGGCTACCCATGAAATTGGACACTGGCTAAACTTGCGCCACATCTGGGGTGATGATTGTCCTGGTGGAGACCAATGCGGTGGTTCCGATCTTGTTGATGACACCCCTAACCAGGAGTGCATGAATTATGGTTGCCCCACCTTTCCGAATGTCAGCTGTAACAATGACCCGAATGGGGACATATTCATGGACTATATGGATTATACGGATGACGCTTGCATGGTTATGTTCACTAACGGGCAATCTGCACGGATGGATGCTGCAATAACCGGACCGAGATCGGCCATCATGAGTTGA